In the Flagellimonas sp. HMM57 genome, one interval contains:
- a CDS encoding four helix bundle protein: MVNYKNYKVWQRSHNLVLKIYKITEQYPKSEQFGLVSQMNRASVSIPTNIAEGCGRETQKELIRFLYISSGSAHELDYLILVSKELGLINPKKAEDLLVEIDEIKKMLAALIKTIKKTL; encoded by the coding sequence ATGGTGAATTATAAAAACTACAAAGTGTGGCAGCGTTCCCATAATTTAGTACTTAAAATTTATAAAATAACTGAACAATATCCTAAATCCGAGCAATTTGGATTGGTCTCACAAATGAATAGGGCATCCGTTTCAATTCCAACCAACATCGCTGAAGGTTGTGGCAGGGAAACACAGAAAGAACTGATTCGATTTTTATATATTTCATCTGGCTCTGCGCATGAATTGGACTATCTAATTCTGGTTTCAAAAGAACTTGGCCTCATAAATCCGAAAAAAGCGGAGGACTTATTGGTAGAAATCGATGAAATCAAAAAAATGCTGGCAGCACTCATAAAAACCATCAAAAAAACACTTTAG
- the hemF gene encoding oxygen-dependent coproporphyrinogen oxidase — translation MKDKFYAYIQTLQDTITNKLEEVDGKAKFQEDLWKRPEGGGGRTRVIENGAVFEKGGVNISGVHGELPKSMQQYFGVENADFFACGLSLVLHPKNPMVPTVHANWRYFEMYDKNGSIIDQWFGGGQDLTPYYLFEEDGKHFHTICKKACDAHNPEFYFNYKKRCDEYFWNSHRNEARGLGGLFFDYCKAIDTMTMEDWYNFVTEVSNSFLEAYIPIVSKRKMLPYNQKQRDWQEIRRGRYVEFNLVHDKGTLFGLKTNGRIESILMSLPPHVQWRYDHHPEKGSDEEKLIEVLQSPKEWV, via the coding sequence ATGAAAGATAAATTCTACGCATATATACAAACCCTTCAAGATACCATTACAAACAAGCTTGAAGAAGTTGATGGGAAAGCCAAATTTCAAGAAGACCTTTGGAAACGTCCTGAAGGCGGAGGTGGCAGAACGCGGGTCATAGAAAATGGAGCGGTTTTTGAAAAAGGTGGTGTCAACATTTCTGGCGTGCATGGGGAACTGCCAAAAAGCATGCAGCAATATTTTGGTGTTGAAAATGCTGATTTTTTTGCTTGTGGCCTAAGTCTAGTGTTGCATCCTAAAAACCCAATGGTGCCCACAGTACATGCCAATTGGCGGTATTTTGAAATGTATGATAAGAACGGGAGTATTATCGATCAATGGTTTGGAGGAGGACAAGACCTTACGCCGTATTACTTATTTGAAGAAGATGGAAAACACTTTCACACCATTTGTAAAAAAGCATGTGATGCGCATAATCCTGAATTCTATTTCAACTATAAAAAGCGTTGTGATGAATACTTTTGGAACTCACATCGTAATGAAGCGAGAGGATTAGGTGGGCTTTTCTTTGATTATTGTAAAGCAATCGATACCATGACCATGGAAGATTGGTACAACTTTGTAACCGAAGTTAGCAATAGTTTTTTAGAAGCATATATACCGATTGTTTCAAAAAGAAAAATGCTTCCATACAACCAAAAACAAAGGGATTGGCAGGAAATAAGACGCGGAAGGTATGTGGAGTTTAACCTAGTACATGATAAAGGAACCTTGTTTGGATTAAAGACAAATGGACGTATCGAAAGTATTTTGATGAGCCTTCCGCCGCATGTACAATGGAGATATGACCACCATCCAGAAAAAGGAAGTGACGAGGAGAAATTGATTGAAGTACTGCAAAGTCCCAAGGAATGGGTATAA
- the hemB gene encoding porphobilinogen synthase — translation MYPLIRNRRLRASESIRRLVRETIVTPDDFLVPLFVVEGKGIKEEIPSMPNYYRMSLDHLEKEVKELWQMGLCSVLLFVKVPDSLKDDKGTEALNPEGLMQRAIKNVKNACPEMLVMTDVALDPFSSYGHDGIVAEGQILNDETSEVLAEMSVSHAHAGADFVAPSDMMDGRILTIREALEDEGFQNTGIMSYSAKYASAFYGPFRDALDSAPVDIANVPKDKKTYQMDYANRFEAIRETQMDIDEGADIVMIKPGLAYLDIVREIKNEVDVPVAVYQVSGEYAMLKAAAEKGWLDHDSVMLEQLTAIKRAGANIIASYFAKDFIRVMG, via the coding sequence ATGTATCCACTTATAAGAAATAGAAGATTGCGTGCATCGGAATCCATAAGAAGATTGGTTCGTGAAACCATTGTGACCCCAGATGACTTTTTAGTCCCGCTATTTGTAGTTGAAGGAAAAGGGATTAAAGAAGAGATTCCTTCCATGCCCAACTATTATCGCATGAGTCTGGACCACCTTGAGAAAGAAGTAAAAGAATTATGGCAAATGGGCCTTTGTTCCGTCTTATTGTTCGTGAAGGTTCCAGATAGCTTAAAGGACGACAAAGGAACAGAAGCGCTAAATCCTGAAGGATTGATGCAACGCGCCATCAAAAACGTAAAAAATGCTTGTCCAGAAATGTTGGTCATGACCGATGTCGCCCTGGACCCCTTCTCTTCCTACGGACACGATGGGATTGTTGCAGAAGGACAAATATTGAACGATGAAACTTCTGAGGTTTTAGCAGAAATGAGCGTTTCGCATGCACACGCTGGTGCCGATTTTGTTGCGCCAAGCGATATGATGGATGGTCGTATTCTAACTATTCGGGAAGCTTTGGAAGATGAGGGTTTTCAAAACACGGGGATTATGAGCTATTCCGCCAAATATGCCAGTGCCTTTTATGGGCCTTTTAGAGATGCTTTGGATTCTGCTCCCGTGGATATCGCCAACGTACCAAAGGACAAAAAAACCTATCAGATGGATTATGCCAATCGGTTTGAAGCCATTCGAGAAACCCAAATGGATATTGACGAAGGGGCTGATATTGTTATGATAAAACCTGGTTTGGCATATTTGGATATTGTTCGCGAAATAAAAAACGAAGTTGATGTACCTGTAGCTGTGTACCAAGTCTCCGGAGAATATGCCATGCTGAAAGCAGCTGCCGAAAAGGGTTGGCTGGACCATGACAGTGTCATGTTAGAACAATTGACCGCCATTAAAAGAGCCGGTGCCAACATCATTGCAAGTTATTTTGCGAAGGATTTTATCCGTGTGATGGGCTAA